A single Actinomadura algeriensis DNA region contains:
- a CDS encoding helix-turn-helix domain-containing protein: protein MSRRNSPTVRRRRLGAELRRLREVARMPGEDVAAYMNWSLAKLSRIETGKVGVAWEGVAALLDLYGYPEGEQREALIALAREAKQVGWWQSYSDFLSKDYRTYIGLETAAARLDIFQTLGIPGPLQTAEYARAVISEGGPLDLDDDAIERRVNLRLERQAVLKGEHPLELWAVLDEAALRREVGGRETMATQLQRLAEAARQPGITLQVIAFDAGVHASLPGSFGIFHFAGEDEPDVAFSESFGGTLFLERAADVRAANLTFEHLKATAKSAADSLKFIQAVAKGYE from the coding sequence ATGTCGCGTCGGAATAGCCCGACTGTTCGGCGTCGCCGGTTGGGTGCGGAGCTCCGCCGCCTGCGGGAAGTGGCCCGCATGCCCGGTGAGGACGTGGCCGCATACATGAACTGGTCCCTGGCCAAGCTCAGCCGTATCGAGACCGGGAAGGTCGGGGTCGCCTGGGAGGGAGTCGCAGCGCTGCTCGACCTCTACGGATATCCCGAGGGTGAGCAGCGAGAAGCGCTGATTGCATTGGCCCGGGAAGCCAAGCAGGTCGGCTGGTGGCAGTCGTACAGTGATTTCCTCAGCAAGGACTACCGCACGTACATCGGCCTGGAGACCGCAGCTGCACGGCTCGACATCTTCCAAACACTTGGCATTCCCGGCCCGTTGCAAACCGCTGAGTACGCCCGCGCTGTCATCTCGGAAGGGGGACCTCTGGACTTGGACGACGATGCGATCGAGCGACGAGTGAACCTGCGACTGGAACGCCAGGCAGTGCTGAAGGGAGAGCACCCTCTTGAACTCTGGGCGGTCCTTGATGAGGCGGCGCTACGGCGCGAGGTCGGTGGTCGCGAGACCATGGCCACCCAGCTGCAGAGACTCGCGGAAGCCGCGCGGCAGCCGGGAATCACTCTCCAGGTGATCGCCTTCGATGCTGGAGTCCATGCGTCCCTGCCAGGATCGTTCGGTATCTTTCACTTCGCTGGAGAAGATGAACCCGACGTGGCGTTCAGCGAATCCTTCGGAGGTACGCTTTTCCTTGAGCGTGCTGCCGATGTTCGGGCCGCGAATCTGACGTTCGAGCACCTGAAGGCGACGGCCAAGAGCGCGGCGGACTCGCTAAAGTTCATTCAGGCCGTCGCTAAGGGTTACGAGTAG